The nucleotide sequence AAATCAGCTTTAAGCTTCTCAGTAGTAGTCAAAGCATTCATCCTCTCAACCTCACCCTGCAACTCAGCTTCCCTTAGAGCCACAGCTTTAGCAGCCTCGACCACTTCAGCCTCTCTTTGAATTAGCCTCAGCCACTTCAGCCTCTCTTTGATTCTCAAAAACCTTCACTTCAGTCCTAACTCTAAATCCCTCCTTGTCACTCTCTCCAGCCCTCTGCATAGCAATAATTTTCGTCTCCGCGTCAATTTTTGCTGCATTCTGCAGTGTTTGTCCTTCCCTAGATTTTGAGCCAACTTCACCTTTCATCTTAGCTTCTGACACATCAACCCTAGCTTGATTCGCTGCTTCCATTTGCGTCTTTTGCCCTAAATAGGAGAAATATTCATGACCAGGCACATCCACCAATTGCTTAACATTCGCATTGTAAATCAATAACCCAAATTGGTTTAGTTCGAGTTGAACTTTCTTGAATATTTCTTGTTTAAACTCTTTTGTTCCTCTGAAAACTTCTTCCATGGTCATCGAAGCAGCGAGGACACGTGTCTCACCTTCGATGATTCCTTGAACGAGTTCCTTAACGTGATTCGAGAGTTTATCATGAGGGGAAATCAGTTTAGCGTATTTGAGGAGGCTTTCCTGATCGTCAACACGAGGACCAATTGTGAAGACAGCGGGAAGAACGAAAGGCAGTTTTTCGGCACTCATGGCTTGAACTTCGAAGGTGTAGTTCACCGGAGAGAGGTCGAAAACGGTGCAAGATTGACCAGGGAAAATCCATGATTTCTTTGCAAGTTTGATGTCTTCGATTCCGGCTCCGGTTATCACCAGATACTCGGATGCTTTTGCTACCCTGTacattgttgattttgatttgattatcgTAAACTAGAAAAGAAAATCGAAACAAAACACTTCTGAACGTGAGTGTGTTATTTCTTATGGCCTAAGGTGTTAgggtttatgtttatatatatatatatagagagagagagagtttgttATGCGATGAAGGAAACTGGGAGGAAAATAGCATCagttttcttgttttttgttgagaaagaaCCGCATATATTCGTGCGTAACCGTTATACGTAACTACCcttgaaaaaactaaaattatatgtAAACTTATCTACGCTGTATGTATATtaaagaaaaactcaaaaaatgcCCTAAATTTTGAATacagataaataataaataagaataaatttaaatattaaaaaaatgtaacaaacacataaatatatatgtcatttatcatttaaaaaatataacaaattagatgagtatatttatacttactttttcattatctcaattatacatttaaacaactttttctataataaagattgttgttggtgtcattaaaacaaataatcataattagtttggtttattttatttttttgacaaagattagtttggtttgttataacttgaaagcaacaaacatttatatttttaattttaatccaaatcaaaacTTCATAAAAAGAACAtcgttaataattttcaaatgttagtgcaataaaaagagcggaaagacatGCACGTGAGTGCTCGTCTTTTCTCTAGTATTATATGGGTGCGGTTATCATGCATAAagaatccttatgcaccctgcataaatctcAGCCCATTAACCATTTTGcagtggaaatggtttctgtgagttggactccaaaaccatttttctgtggaaatggtttatgtgagttgtactccaaaaccattagatgtacttaatgattttctttgatccaaCAGGGTGCAATTGAAAACAGAACCGCCGGAAATCAGTACTCTATAAAGGTACGATTAGCTTCGCCGGTAAAATTGGAAACAGAACCGCCGGAAAAAGAATTTCACGTGAAAGTTACGAAACCGGAAGTGTTGTTCGGATGAATCGACTCGGAAGTGACGGTTACGCAACGGCCGGGACTGAGAGTCTCAATCTTGGTGCCAAAAGCAAGTCGCCGGAGATATTCGATGGTGAATATACCTGGAACGATGTGTTCACGGAGGAGATTCGGAACAGAGCAAGAAAAGCAAGTGCGAAGCGAAGCATCAGAGGGAGCGAAAATAGTGAAAGGACCGGTCCAAGCAGGGGAAGTGGTGGTTGCAGCGTCGGAGAGCGATGGAGCGGCGGTTGCAAGCTCGTGAAAACCGAGATGAGACAAAATCGGTGGAAGTAATGCAGTGTGAGAGAAGAACGACAAAGAAGTAATGTCGTGAACCTGGCCGGATAAATCACGTCGGAGCGGCGAGCAAGGGTGAGAATCATGTCGACGTCGGAGCTACGATGAGTTTATGCGTGTGTGCGATCAGATTGTGAGAGTGCGATcaaatctgatggttgtgaagtgtttatgcatggtgcataaggaaatggcTTATGCATAATAACTTTGTCTGTATTATATTATGTATACCAGCCAAAAGACACTCACGTGTccttttcacttttttattttattacgttaacgtttaaaaattataaatgttgtatttttatgaaatcttattttgattaaaggtaaaaatataaaatgtttttagctttcaaattataacaaatcaaactaaccatgattatctatttcaataaaACCAATAATATACCAaagaaatataatctaaattcttaagTTTTTAATGACACTAACAACAGTCTTtgttatagaattttttttgttgtttgagagtataattggaataacGAAAGTATATATACACTCAtataatttgttacaatttttaaatgataaaggaaaaaactggatatttgtgtttgttacacttttattttaatatttaaatttattgttatcTACTTGTTACTACATGTGTtgtttgtattgaaaagtgaggacattttttgaaagagaaaaaatcaaCCCAAAAGAGTCGAAAGAGATtgttttttagattaaaaacaTTGATTAATATGTGTGTGTCTAAACGTGTTGAATTTATAGTTGTAAGTAATGGGAACTTCTACCGTACACTTACAAAATGAGGTGTACTGGTACTCctgcttcataattttataaattaacgataattttttatgtaataaataactatttgttattatttatattttatagaacattattttattagaaaaaacatcattttcattgtttataagaattatagtaatttttttttgcatattatagtaaaaaataatcaatgttctcaattatgaatgataaaaattcaaaaaaattaattttattttgttgatacttttgatgaataagatttagttattataattataaatgataaaaaaataatctttttattttcaaaaaataactcttttaactattaatttaaagagtgagtgtaccgttacactcaaatatattttgggtgtaccataaaatttgcgATTTTTCTTTAATGATGGGATCCCACCTAGCAAGAAATGAATATATGAACAGTTCCATTCAACtttccttttttattaataagATTAAAGACTGAGGAGTGTGACATTTTTAATACAAGAGAAAAACTACATTGAAAAGTTCTTACCTTCAATAGTAGATACTTCTGGAAAAATTGTTGCCTTTTGAATTGGAAATTCCCCATCAAACGTGTATTGACTATTCCAACCCACACACATCTATAAAAGCAAAATGATGCAAGACTCATATAAGACTACATCATAACACATTAATTTTGTTCTCACACCCTTACATTAGAAAATAACCTTTTTGTACTATTATAAACCTTTCATTAATTCATTTGAAATTGTAGCAGCAAATAATGTCACACAAATTGACAAAAGATCAGATTGCTGAATTCTGGGAAGCATTCTGCCTCATTGACAAGGACTCTGATGGTGTGATCTTTTGATCCTTAATCTCAAAATGACTTATAACATAAATGTTCATTATTATTTCAATTCCAATATCCACCACCCTTCCTTAATTGACTTTGAGgtgctaatttttttattttgttttttctgatttttaggATTCATAACTGTTGATGAATTGATAACAATTATCAAAGCATTAGAGGGAAATctaacaaaagaagaaattcaagaaaTGATTAGAAAAACCGATATTGATGGAAATGGCAGGGTAGATTTTGAAAAGTTCTTGCATATtatagaaattaaaatgaaggtAAAAAACTGTACGATAAATTTACATGTTTCATTCATTGCTTACaccaaatgttttaaaaatcagaTCAAACCAACCGATTCAAACGGTTGAACCGAGAACCAACCACTTCACCACTTTGGTTGATTTCGATCATGCCTTAGTTTGAAAGAAGTGGATTGGTtgaactaatttttattttatttttttgcatttttttaaaagtatttatttatttatttatcattcaattaaacATGGATTGAAACAATTGAACTATGATTCAGATTTCACTAGTTCAATCTCCAtttcgatttttaaaatattacttaCACTTAGAAAATAGTATATgtataaaatgttgattttcaattttaataggAGTATTTGACTGAGGAGCTAAAAGACTCATTCAAAGTATTTGACAGCAACAACGATGGATACATATCAGCTACTGAGGTAACAACAACATGCCCTACATgatcaatttaaaataacatgATGCTCACTCACATTATTTTCACTATTGCTTGTGAACCaatcaatataaattaaattaataatcatCATATGA is from Medicago truncatula cultivar Jemalong A17 chromosome 1, MtrunA17r5.0-ANR, whole genome shotgun sequence and encodes:
- the LOC11434144 gene encoding calmodulin-like protein 11 gives rise to the protein MSHKLTKDQIAEFWEAFCLIDKDSDGFITVDELITIIKALEGNLTKEEIQEMIRKTDIDGNGRVDFEKFLHIIEIKMKEYLTEELKDSFKVFDSNNDGYISATELRHVMMKLGERLTDEEVEQMIREADLDGDGRVSYEEFVKFMMLN